In Montipora foliosa isolate CH-2021 chromosome 9, ASM3666993v2, whole genome shotgun sequence, the DNA window TGATTAAACGTTGGATTTTAATTCATGCAAACATTGCTTGCGGCATTGAGCGGTAACACAGGAAACCGACTTTGGGGCGCAAGAAAACGGTCTTTGATTTAAGCGAAAAGAATAGCACGTCTCACGTGTGTTTTCACATGCATGTATGCACTTGGGAAATCGACACCTACTTGAAGCCTCCACTAAAATATGATGGCCAACATTTGTTGGGTTGCAATTTTCGACGAGCCTCTACTCGTACCGACAGTTTTGAGTTTTGGCCGACATACGTTAGCAGACACTGAGCGTTTCCACTTTTGGTCAGTAATGCACTCGAACATTTTGTGCGGAAGTGTGCAAACTTATCAAAATTTTGTTGTAACAGATCGACTCTCACGAGACTTCCCGAAAGTCCAGGAGTCCAGTAGTGTCAGATCCCAATTTTCCTAAATAAAAACTGTGCATACATAAATAAATCGGATTCATTCGATTGATTGGTGGAAAGGACTGCAGACCTGCTTCCCAcgcgtaaacaaaaatgcaagaatCTAAACTTTGCTCTGTAAAGGTAATGTCTGTTGATCTGTGCTTCCAGTCTACTTTTTTTTCCGGATAAACTCTTTGCGACCCGTTTTTCTTAGTAAAGATGAACTGCTCTGCTTTGCAGGGAAAATGTTTGGAACAGTGCGACCCGAAAGTAGCAAAAGACTTCTTCAAGAAACGATTTCCAATCACTTCTTGGTTACCGGAATATACCCTTAGGACTTTACAATGTGATTTGATTGCCGGTTTAACTGTTGGACTTATGGTTGTCCCACAAGGACTGGCTTACGCTCAACTCGCAGGTCTTCCTCAGCAATACGGACTGTATTCGGCATTTATGGgttgttttctttattgtatATTCGGAACAAGTAAAGATATTACTCTTGGACCAACAGCGATTATGTCACTGATGGTGTCTGCGTATGGAATGCCGGAAAATCCTCGCTATACAGTCGCATTGACTTTACTAAGCGGAATTATTCTGCTTGCGATGGGATTTCTTCGTTTAGGATTcgttgttaattttatttcaattcCCATCGTGTCAGGCTTTACGTCTTCAGCCGCAGTAATCATCGCTTTCAGTCAATTGAAGGACGTGATGGGATTAAGAAATATCCCGCGGCCGTTTGCTCAGAACGTGTACTACACCTTCAAGAAAATTGATCAAACCAGAAAATGGGACATAACTTTAGGCGTTTtctgtattttgtttttggttataTTAAGAAAAGTCGGTAGACTTCAGTGGGTGAAGCAAAAAGATTCGTCTGATTCCAGATGGTTGACAGCGGCCAAAAAGACTGTTTGGTTGATTTCGATCAGTAGAAACGCTCTGATTATATTTATGGCGGCTGCAATTTCTTCGGTCGTCTACAGTCATGTTCATAAAGACATTTTCAGTTTGCCAGGGCGTATAGAACCAGGCTTGCCGCCTGTACAGGTATTGTGTAATTTGTGTCTTGTGATCGCTTTTTCTAGTAAGCTTATATTTTTCGTTCAATGACACGTGGAACCTCTTAACCGTTTATTGCATTTAAGCTTACGTACTTTGCATAAATTTCGGCGGTAAAAATAGTGAGTTTTTTTATTGACACCAATCAAATCCCTTGTATTTTTTGTGACAAAAACTCTCATCAGGGAAAGAGATTCAAGCAAAATTCGCTTTATTGCGAGTCTTTCCTagcattttcttaaaattcttaTCGGCGCGTGCTAATTCCATGGCAATTTCGTATGATGTTCACATGTTTTTATTCAGGCTTTTTAATTATGCTAATTTCATAGCATCATCAACGGTTGTTAGGCTTACAGTTGTACTCGTTATTTTTAGTCATGTATGATGGCAGGCTTAAAATTCCAATAAACTAAatgtatacatatatatttcgAGATGAGGACGACTTTTGAATTTACTCGCATGATACACGGACGAGTCATCCAAACTTCCgcattttgaggaaaaaagcaAACACGTGGAAGCTTTACGAATTTAACTTGAAGCACGAACTTTTAATACTCACATGTTAAAGGGCTAACAATTTCAGGGGGTTCAAAtcagttttttgttttattaaattagGAAGTCATAGTTCCAATGAACAACTCGCGCAAAAAGTTTAGGGGCTCTCAAGATTATTCGAATGAGATCATATCACCCTATTGGATACTAAAGGTGTCGAGCTATGGGTTGATATTTGTTTTTTAGGTTTGTTCGGAAAgatttacaaaaaaagaaactaaatcGGCTAATATTGTGGACAGAACTAAAAGTACGACCACCTTGTCATTTCAATTATAGATTTTGAGTCAGACCTATAATAGAAGTAGAAGTACTTGTACATGAAAGACgcataatatctttcatgtagTATTTCTCACATTACTCGCTTTTTAAAGATGATGATAGTAggctgtagtagtagtagtagtagtagtagtagtagtatagtagTTTTAATCCTCTGGTCATAGtcattttcctatttttcaaCTTTGTGAGTTTGTTGCTCTGTTGTAAGAGATTACTTATTTTCAGTCGAGTACTGGGTGTGGTCACCCAATATCCCAAGCCAAAGGCTTATGTTCAAAGTGTatgcctgatacaatttcttaatgAGTTGTCTGCtgcccacctgtcaagagtgatgttatcatgcATGTGTCATGCTGTAAATGTGAGCAAATCAGATTTTACtggaaattacctgcacgttgTAATTCAAGGAAAAACAcagtgaaaacaaaatagaactctaGCTGGAATGTCTGTGAAGTCAGACTTTATCCTacaatcaaagctatttctgcaaatcTTGCTTGACAGTTGGTGTGGTTACTCTGTTCAAACCATCAGGGAACAAAGAATTTTGAggtaaaattgcagaaaaaagccAAATCCTTCATCTTATcatcaggcgcaatcaacagtacaatgaACTTTAAATTTGCGTATTTGAGATGTTAATAAAATATGCTAATATGAGGAAAATGTCTAGTTTTCCGGCAGCAGCTACTCAACTATAATTTTGTAAGAGGTGCTAGGGGGGTACTTTCTATTAAAGGACTAATGGGGCTGTGCCACTGGATGGGGTCATATTTTTATGACTGCCAGATTAACTATAAttgggttgcattttcaacagagttcccgacaTAGTTATGAGAATGGGGTGGCAAATGGACCTTATcggagttgagcctgcaggcacactttcttttgtttaaaactacatgcagaagaggcttaagggtcaattcaatataaaatgaccccttagcctcgtttatgtgGCAAAACTGCTGATAACTCTGATAAGGGCTATTGTCAAGATTTTAGAGGATGGAAATttctggctagtgggatttaaaaatggaaagattcacagtgaaaaaaagttgttacagaaagaactgtagcactgttgatttaatatttacatTAGTCACATTACATTACAGTACATTTTGAAATTACAGTTAAAAGGctttatgtaaggtttatgcataaacagaaagtgactaagttggggttGCTAAAAtcacatttacccaaaagtgactaaaaTAGTGGCCATAAAGTAGACTATAAAGGGGTAGGGGTTCTGTGAGGCCAAttgagcccccccccccccccccataagATTTGTGTCACTAAACCATTGTTCAGGGCTTCCATAAGAATGTcaaatttctctgtcaagctcggctgattccctGAATGTGGCAGCCCTAAAGTTCTATTTGGTTCTTCTTGGATTAAcaacttgttgcttccgaatatattccaaagAACTTATCACAACTACAAACGTTTTTGAGTCAGTGGAAGTGGAAGGATGCATTTTTTTCTAGAATGTTAGGGACTGTAAATAACACTATTGCCAAATCCCGTAGGAAGTACAACtgtaatgtcttcttttacACAAACCATTCTTTGGATGCATTCTCTCTGCTCTTCCTTCaacgatttttgaaaaaaaaaactgaagttgAAGCAAAGGCAGCTGTATTTAAACTGAGCCCAAACAtcattcctgtttttttttttttccaattctgtaaccaatcagagcaaggctccaagagctctattgtttttcggccaatcagaataaagttcagATTCTGGATTATGTGCAGAcaactcgttaagaaattgtatcaggcgtacctttttgcaccctgtctaaagaaaagtacaccTGATTTCTCATTTGCAGAGGTTCTTGACCTAGATTGTCTACCATAGTGCTAACCTTTGAGCTTTTTCAGTAATCATCAGTGTCTGTCAATATCTGTTTATACCTCTTTGTCATtcaattaatattaataacaataactatTGTTCCAACCCCTGAAGTGAAAAAAGCCTTCAGATGTGGCATCAGTGATATCTTCACTATCTTAGATGCACTCTTACAATTTCTTCTGTTGATGTTAAAACAGTTATCTCAGCATTGAATAATGAGAGGCAACTAAAACTtgttaatgttttctttttaccaCAGGCACCTGCCCTCAGCTTTAAAGTCCATAACACCACAGTGTCTGCATCTCAGGTGCTTAGCGATCTTGGACCTGGACTGGTTGTTGTTCCCCTCATTGGCTTTCTTGAGAGTATTGCAATTGCCAAAGCCTTTGCACGGAAGAATCGTTACACCGTTGATGCCAGTCAAGAGTTAATCGCACTTGGTATTGCTAACTGCCTGGGCTCATTTGTTTCGTCTTATCCAGTCACTGGAAGTTTCTCAAGGACAGCTGTAAACGCTCAAAGTGGGGTGGCCACACCTGCTGGAGGTAAAAGAAAATTCATTATTAGATAATATGCACAGTACAATTGGtcaattttttcaggctttgtaCTAAAATATTGCCCTCTTGACTTCAAGGTGTGCTTTCCCATGCAATCTGATTACCATAAGATTTACAAAATGACTTGCCAATGTATCTTTTCTCAGACCATACTATTAGTCAgaccttttgttttttccaggtcAATTTATTGCCAGAGTgcaaacaattaaatttaaaaaacatggGCTATAACTTGTTTAGTTAGATGTGTTTATTACAGTAAACAGTGTAACTGCAGTAGCCAGctacttttgccaaccacatCCCTCAAGCCTGTTATAAAATACTTATATTACCACACATCAATGAAACCTGCTTTCATGTATCATTTGCTGTTGACATCACTTGGACATAACCTGAATCCTGAGCATCAGGTGATCAGGCATTGGTGAACTGTGGTTTGGTGAGTTCAAACTCTGGCTTAGCCAACGCTCAGGTTCTTTTAAATAACTAAGGAAAGAAGTGTCACCTTGGCAATGACATCGGCattgttcataaccctgtgagACATTAAATAAGCCGTATGCTGGGGTAGTGTTCACATAGAGTTGGACACGGAATTgttgtggtatatcatggttgcgAGGGCAAATGCTCAGAGTCAGAGATGTGAAGTACAACAAGTACTCGATGATCTGAAGGTAAATAAGCCGTGATTACGGTGATATGAAATTACAAAGAGAGGCATTAAATCAACTTAAGTCAAAATCTCTCTCTTCCTACTTGTTtctaatttatttgtttgaaaaacttTACCAGTTAAATATTTGCAGACATTCACATGCAGTCATTTCTAAACTATTATTCGCTTTTTGTTTAGGAATTTTCACGGGAGCTGTTGTTTTGCTGGCCCTTGGTGTTCTCACTCCATCCTTCAAGTACATTCCAAAGGCATCTCTTGCTGCCCTGATCATGTCATCTGTAGTAACCATGATAGAGTATCACATACTTCCAAATATCTGGAAAGTGCGCCGACTTGATTTAATACCCCTGGCTGTCACGTTCTTTGGTTGTTTCTACGACATTGAGATTGGAATTTTAACAGGCATAGGTATTGCATTGTGCATTCTTCTGTACCGCATAGTTTGGCCTCAAGTGTCCCAAACAAACTGTGGAAATTATATTCTGTTGAAGGTGCAAGGCAATCTCAGTTATCCTGGAATTGAACATGTTAGCAATGAGATTCAAAAGGCTTCAAACACTGATCCTTCTCCACCTGGGATTGTGGTTGACCTTTCAGTGGTAACAAGCATTGATTTTACAGTCACACAAGCACTTCTTACTGTACTTGAAGAGATGAACAATAAAGCAATCctagtttttttctttggtgTTCAAGATGATGTGCGTGACATGATGATCCGGTCAGGAATTGACCCTGGAATTATAAATCAAGGAGAACAGCATGTTGTAGATACAATTAACTCACTAGATGTAGTTTTACAAAATTAGACTTTCCTGTTTCTCCAGAAGAAAAAACTCGCTTTGTTCTTGCATTTCAAAATCACATTTTTCGTAGGTTAGGGTATAACTGTTGGAGATTaatgaatgaaaatgaaatttttcaTGTCTCTGTTTTGAATGGTTGAAGCAAGATAAATTACCTCACAAGGTGGCATTTTCAGACACTTTTCTACCAAACACACTTGCATAATCTATTTATGCAAAGTTTGAGCTGAAAAAGTAGAGTGCTTCATAAAATAGTGAAGTTAGTGTGAAATGTTGTGAGCCTCCTGCTATTGTTCAAAATTGTCATCTGCTGATTCAACATTCCAATtaaaattaatcattaattttattaagcTCAGTTAAAGGAAAATACAATGTAAGATATTAGAAAAGcatatttttttccaattttactGCCTTCTAAATGTAGAAATTTATTTTGTGTCAAGAGCTGGTGTTTTGTAGCTCATGAAAGTAGATCTTTGACTCATTTCTTCAATATTTTCCTACAAAGCAATCAACTTTGTCTGGTAAATTAACAGTTATTAGCGTGGAGGATTTCCTTTGGAGGAATTTTTTATTAATATAGGTTGTGGTTACAGatataacaataaataatatataaaaattCAGGGTGAGTGTTTGCAGTTTCCCAAACAGCAACAATCAAGATAGGAATACAAATTTTGGAATTGAgattaaaaaaattttttgatGAAAATGAACCATTATTTTGACAAAAACTGGGCTTGGTCGTTTAAGGGGTAGATAGCACAATAAATTATAGCAGCTGATTTGAAAACTAGTTCTTGTACTAAATAATACTTAGCCTTGTTGAACAGTTAAATCAGATCACTATGTTATATAAGGTGTGTTAAGCTAATGAATATATGAATAAAAGACTTTTTTATTTTGGGATATCAGTGTGAAATGAATGTGCGATGGTAAGTTTAAGTGATATTCAAAGAACAACTGAATTTGTTGGATTTCGTAATAAGAcgtacattttattttattttatcgctGAAAACACGAGTAATGCATCAATTTTCCCACCATTGAGTATGAAGCTTCTCAAATCATACATTTTAGGCAGAACTGGTGACCCCTGTGTCACCATGGGTTGCCTAATTTGATGATAGCAGTGTAGTGGTAAGCAGTGGAATGTCCAATGAGTACAATCTCACCATGAGATCTGACAACACCCAAGTAAAGTGGGATGATTGCCTTGTACGTCTGCTTGTTGAGAGTTGCAAAGAACTCAATCACCTTCCCAAGAAAGGCAAAGTcaccaaaaaatatatttttgacgAAGTTGGTTGTCATGTCAACAAAATTGCTACTGTTCAAGTTACTGAGGAGCAATGTCAACAAAAATGCTTGAAATTAGAGCAGAAATACAAAGACGTCAAGGATAACAACTGGCAAACTGCTTTTTCATCTCGTTTTTAGTAGGTTTTATGTACTTTTATGATTTAAGCAGCTCCTCTGTAGCATCTTTTAAAAAGactcaagacatttttatttcagaaagctTTTGGTAATTTTTATGTACTTTTTAATCTCGTTTTTAGTAGGTCTTATGTAGTTTTATGATTTAAGCGCTGATGAAAATAGGAATATTGATATCGGCGCTATAtaagtattattatttatttaaatatttaaaatcaTAAGAAAAGCACAAAAATATCTGCATGTATTGCACTTTGCTTCTTCCTTTGCTGTTGTCTTCCAATGAAATTTTGAAGATGTGACAATGTTTCGTGATGCTTTCATCCTAATTTAAATGCCTTcctttaaattttattaaattgcTTCTTCATTGATCATTGACCC includes these proteins:
- the LOC137971070 gene encoding sodium-independent sulfate anion transporter-like; the encoded protein is MSSSGKPRSLSTEVSDRTPLLRHSNEVQDAKNSRFRESAKNCLNKYVPITVWLPNYSFDSLLRDIIAGLTVGLMVVPQGLAYATIANLPVQYGLYSAYFGCFVYCVFGGSKDVTLGPTAIMSLMVNRYGRGQPLYAIALTLYCGIVQYVLGILRLGFLVRFISLPVISGFVSAAAITIGFGQVKSLLGLKHIPREFIPNVIGTFKHIKETNPWDLLLGFCCIILLLLLKKMNRLKWDEDEYVPTWQRACRKFLWLLSTARNALVVVMAASIVKAVESVSGKDDTFSLTEKVVAGIPDFTGKCLEQCDPKVAKDFFKKRFPITSWLPEYTLRTLQCDLIAGLTVGLMVVPQGLAYAQLAGLPQQYGLYSAFMGCFLYCIFGTSKDITLGPTAIMSLMVSAYGMPENPRYTVALTLLSGIILLAMGFLRLGFVVNFISIPIVSGFTSSAAVIIAFSQLKDVMGLRNIPRPFAQNVYYTFKKIDQTRKWDITLGVFCILFLVILRKVGRLQWVKQKDSSDSRWLTAAKKTVWLISISRNALIIFMAAAISSVVYSHVHKDIFSLPGRIEPGLPPVQAPALSFKVHNTTVSASQVLSDLGPGLVVVPLIGFLESIAIAKAFARKNRYTVDASQELIALGIANCLGSFVSSYPVTGSFSRTAVNAQSGVATPAGGIFTGAVVLLALGVLTPSFKYIPKASLAALIMSSVVTMIEYHILPNIWKVRRLDLIPLAVTFFGCFYDIEIGILTGIGIALCILLYRIVWPQVSQTNCGNYILLKVQGNLSYPGIEHVSNEIQKASNTDPSPPGIVVDLSVVTSIDFTVTQALLTVLEEMNNKAILVFFFGVQDDVRDMMIRSGIDPGIINQGEQHVVDTINSLDVVLQN